One Gossypium hirsutum isolate 1008001.06 chromosome A11, Gossypium_hirsutum_v2.1, whole genome shotgun sequence genomic window carries:
- the LOC107955859 gene encoding disease resistance protein At4g27190-like, which translates to MESLKDATTSMIGVYGMAGVGKTWLVKEVERQLHEVKLFNSVVRATASRIPDIKEIQDQIAYSLGLKLEENSPVVRARKLYGRLRNEKNVLIILDDLWKKLDLKEVGIPFGSQHKGCKILLTSRSRNVVSNEMGATKTFAVDDLDEEEAWEFFKKMAGNSVESDEELRSTAIEVVKKCARLPLALATVARALRNESLFGWRDALQQLQRPCLEHSSSEISAEVHSNIKLSINHLSSEDLKQIFLLCSLLRRDTRIEDLLRYARGLGLIKGVNSMKAERDRLLKMMRTLKESCLLRDSKSTNEEYFDVHDLTYSLAKSIASNDNQVLALTEVDKDEDEDVVAGWPNGESMKECNKIILRDPSINKLPDQLNCPQLFLFLLFSKDLSLTLPDNFFKEAKNLVLGLTCMHFSSLPSSIGLLTSLSTLCLDHCNLGDNLTIIGALKNLNVLSLAGSDIKIVPKEIGQLLKLKLLDVSGCTKLKTISANVLPSLSKLEELYMGGTCIQWGQPNASLAELNTLSHLSTLEVEIPDAKAAPEDFFQKLQKLERYKICIGKEWVRFRNYQYSRTLKLRLNTSIDDFDHGIKKLVKRTLDLQLDKLKGVKINALEEVTDEERLSHLQNLHIQNGLDIESIINARNEFPHLQSLTLEGLPQLVSFCCQDKIDGTSLPQRALPLFGEKINGGVHSFNPQLVW; encoded by the coding sequence ATGGAGTCACTGAAAGATGCAACAACAAGCATGATTGGAGTGTACGGGATGGCTGGTGTGGGCAAAACATGGCTGGTCAAAGAAGTTGAGAGACAACTCCATGAGGTTAAGTTATTCAATTCAGTAGTTAGAGCAACTGCATCTCGAATTCCTGACATTAAGGAAATCCAAGACCAAATAGCATACTCATTGGGTTTGAAGCTTGAAGAAAACAGTCCGGTTGTAAGAGCCCGTAAATTGTATGGAAGGTTAAGGAATGAGAAAAATGTTCTTATTATTTTGGATGATCTTTGGAAGAAACTGGATCTAAAGGAAGTCGGAATTCCATTTGGAAGTCAACACAAAGGATGCAAAATACTGTTGACCTCAAGAAGTCGAAATGTTGTAAGCAATGAGATGGGTGCTACAAAGACCTTTGCAGTTGATGATTTAGATGAGGAAGAAGCTTGGGAGTTCTTCAAGAAGATGGCCGGGAACAGTGTTGAAAGTGATGAGGAGCTGCGATCTACAGCAATTGAGGTAGTCAAGAAATGTGCAAGATTACCACTTGCCCTTGCAACAGTTGCAAGGGCGTTGCGAAATGAAAGTTTATTTGGTTGGAGGGATGCTTTACAACAATTACAGAGGCCTTGCTTGGAACATAGCTCGAGTGAGATATCGGCTGAGGTACATTCGAATATTAAGTTGAGTATCAATCATTTATCAAGTGAAGACCTCAAGCAGATTTTCCTGCTTTGCAGTTTACTGCGTCGTGACACTAGGATTGAAGACTTGTTGAGATATGCTCGTGGTTTGGGTCTAATTAAAGGAGTCAACAGCATGAAAGCAGAACGAGATAGGCTGTTAAAAATGATGCGTACCCTCAAAGAATCTTGTTTGTTGCGTGATAGTAAAAGTACCAATGAGGAGTACTTCGATGTGCATGATCTTACTTATAGTCTGGCCAAATCAATCGCTTCAAATGACAATCAAGTGCTTGCCTTAACAGAGGTAGATAAGGATGAGGATGAGGATGTTGTAGCAGGTTGGCCAAATGGAGAGTCAATGAAAGAGTGCAACAAGATTATTTTGCGGGATCCTAGTATCAACAAGCTTCCTGACCAGTTGAATTGTCCGCAGctttttctcttccttttgtTTAGTAAGGATCTCTCCTTGACGTTGCCGGATAACTTCTTCAAGGAAGCAAAAAATCTTGTCTTAGGTTTGACTTGCATGCATTTTTCTTCTTTACCTTCATCAATTGGTCTCCTAACTAGCCTCAGTACATTGTGCCTAGATCACTGCAATTTGGGAGATAACCTAACCATTATTGGAGCACTCAAGAACTTAAATGTGCTTAGCCTTGCTGGATCTGATATCAAAATTGTACCCAAGGAAATTGGGCAATTGTTGAAGCTAAAGTTGTTAGATGTGAGTGGTTGTACTAAACTCAAAACAATTTCAGCTAACGTGTTGCCAAGTTTGTCAAAATTAGAAGAATTATATATGGGTGGCACTTGTATTCAATGGGGACAACCCAATGCTAGTCTTGCTGAACTGAACACACTGTCTCATCTGTCCACTTTAGAAGTTGAAATTCCGGACGCCAAGGCTGCCCCAGAGGACTTCTTTCAAAAGTTACAAAAGTTGGAAAGATACAAGATTTGCATAGGAAAGGAATGGGTGCGGTTTCGCAACTATCAATATTCAAGAACCTTAAAACTCAGGCTAAACACAAGCATTGATGATTTTGATCATGGAATTAAGAAGTTGGTAAAGAGAACTCTAGATTTACAATTGGATAAACTGAAAGGTGTGAAGATTAATGCACTGGAGGAGGTAACAGATGAGGAAAGGCTATCACATTTGCAGAATCTGCATATCCAAAATGGTTTGGATATTGAATCTATCATTAATGCTAGAAATGAATTTCCTCATTTGCAGTCCTTGACATTGGAGGGTCTTCCTCAACTCGTAAGCTTTTGCTGTCAAGACAAAATCGATGGTACCTCATTGCCTCAACGTGCATTGCCACTTTTCGGAGAAAAG